TTCCTCGTTCTCGGTGTTGATGCCAACGTGCATCAGCTTCAGGCCCAGCATGGTGTCAACCGCTTCCTTGCTCTGAGCGGTGATCTTTGCCCAGTCGCCAGCCTTGATCACGTCGCTCTTGCACATCCAGGTGCCGCCCACAGCGAAGATCTGGTCATAGCCCAGATAATCGTTGACGTTCTTTGCATTGACACCGCCGGTGCACATCCAGCGTGCGCTCTTCAGGGCAGCGCCGATGTTCTTCAGCATGCCGACACCGCCGTTTGCCTCAGCGGGGAAGAACTTCAGGGCCTCGCAGCCCATGTTCATAGCCTGCTGCATCTCGCCTGCAGAGCAGGTGCCGGGCATCATGATGCCGCCCTTGTCGATAACGTGCTTGCAGACTTCGGGATCGAAGCCGGGAGCAACGATGAAGGAAGCACCAGCTGCCATTGCACGGTCAGCCTGCTCGGTGGTCAGGACAGTGCCTGCGCCCAGCAGCATCTCGGGCATCTCCTCGTGGATCTTGCGGATGCACTCCTCAGCGCATGCGGTACGGAAGGTGACCTCAGCTGCGGGCAGACCGCCGTCAGCCAGAGCCTTGCACAGGGGCAGGGCTTCATCAACGCTGTTAAAAGCGATAACAGGGATAATGCCGATCTGATAGACCTTTTCTACGATGGGATTCATAAATGCATTTCTCCTTTTAGTTTGAACTCTCTTGGTGCGCGTGGGCTGCCGTTTAGGCATGGTGCACCCACTGTGCGCTTGTAATATTAGTATAAACGACGGAAACAAGTTTGGTAATGCTCAACAAGCACAATGTTTTGCATAAGAGCTTGTATACATTGCACAAAAATGACGAATGACCTGAAAAGCAGGGCCGTTTTGCCCCGGTTTGCTCAGATGCCGAGCCTGCCGAACAGCTCTGCAACGCCGTCGTGATCGCAGTCGGCTTCGCTCACAATGCTGCCAATGGCCTTGATCTGGGGCATTCCGTTGGCCATAACAGCGGCGATCCCTGCCTTTTCCAGCATGGCGCGGTCGTTCTCGCTGTCGCCCACGGCAAGGGTATTCTCATGGGGGATGCCCAGCAGGTCGGCCAGAGCCAGCAGGGCACTGCCCTTATCCACACCGGCAGCGGTCACTTCAATGTTATCCGGCGAACCCTGCACCACGGCCACGCCCGGGATAGCCTGAAACTTTGGCAGGGCAGCGGCGGTCTTTTCGGTGCTGTCGAAGAACATGCACAGTTTTTCGATCTCGTGCGCATGGCGGGACATCCAGCTCTCGATACCGGGAATGACGGTAAAGCGGCCGTCGGTCAGGTTCTGCCGCGCCTCGGAGGAGAGAAAGTGGGCGGTGCGGGAGGTGAGCTTTGCTATGCCCTCCGGAGTCTTGATGGCAAGGCCGTCGCTGAATACGCTCAGCTCGCCATCGTACTGCTGGAACAGGTCAAAAGCTTCCCGTGCCACTTCTGTCGGCATCAGGCGGTGCAGCAGGCAGGCGGGTTCGCTGGTGTGGCGCTGGGCAGCGTTGGCATAGCGGCTGTGCACAGCACCCATGGGGTCATCGCCAAGGTCCCACACGGCGGCACCGTTGGAGGTGATGGCATACCGGATGCCGGGCAGCTTTGCCACAACAGGCGGCAGACTGGCCAGTGGGCGGCCTGTGGCGGGCACCACCACCACGCCATGCTCTACAGCGCGGGCAATGGCTTGACGGGTGGCAAGGGTGACCTCGTTGTTCCGGTTCAGCAGGGTGCCGTCCAGATCCAGCGCGGCAAGGCGGACAAGGGGAAAGCTTTGCAACATAATGGCTCCTTTTATAATAGGTACGCTCAAAAACAGAGCGCAAGTTTACAACACTCTTTTTATTTTATCGCACCGGAAAGGTTTGCGCAAGATGGCGTGATGTGGTATAATCATATCTTATCACATTGAAAATATAGGAGAAATACCATGAATCCCAAACAATTGTGGAGCCGGCGCCGCCCGCACCTGTGGTTCCAGCTGTACTGGGTGGTGTATCTGATCTGGTTCTTCTGGCTGGATCTGACCATCAAAGATCCCAAATATATCATCCACGCCCCGCTTGATGACCGGATCCCCTTCAATGAGTGGTTCATCTTTCCGTATTGCAGCTGGTTTGTGCTGCTGGCTGGTGTGACGGCCCTGCTGTGGTGGTGCGACACCCAAAGCTACGATAAGCTCTGCCTGACCATGTTTTCCGGCATGACCTTCTGCCTGATCCTGTACATGCTGCTGCCCAACGGTCTGGATATCCGCCCCACAGTGGATGCGGTGGGCCGCAGCAACATTGCAATGAGCATCATGCAGCTGATCTGGAGGGCGGATGCCTCGGTCAATGTGTGCCCGTCCATCCATTGCCAAAGCTCGGCCTGCATGGCACTGGCGTTCAGCCACAGCAAGCTGGCAAAGGAGCGCCCGGCCCTGAAAATTCTGGCCTGGGTGTGGGCTGCACTGATCTGTGCGTCCACCGTGTTCACCAAGCAGCACTCCATCATTGATGTGGTGTGCGGTCTGGCCGTGGCTTTTGTGTGGGTGCCGGTGGTGTACCGTTCCGCTAAAAAGTAAACGCAGCAAAAGCCCTTCACCCGGAGGGCTTTTGTGCTGCCATGGGGCCTGTCTTGACAAAACAGAGAAAAATGTTGGCGATTTTTAGTTGCAGCCACACTTGACAGCCGCCCTGTGGTTGGGTAATATGGTCTTGATAACTTCAATACTAGTATATCAATTTTTGTTTTACACCGGAGGTTGAAGGGAGAGAGACCACATGTCATTACTGAGTGCGCGCGAAACGGCATACCAGACGATCCGCAGCCGGATCATCACGATGGAGCTGAAGCCCGGTGATCCGCTGAATGACCGGGAGCTGGCCGAAGAGCTGGGCATCAGCCGCACGCCCATGCGGGAGGCTTTGCTGATGCTCAATCTGGCCCGCATGGTGGACATCAAACCGCAGAGCGGCACCCATGTGGCACCCATCAACCTGAAGTTGATGGAGATGGAGCAGTTTGCCCGCTATACACTGGAAAAAGAGATCCTGAACCGGCTGCGCGGCCGTGTGACACCCCGGCAGGAGGAAGAATACCGCAGCAACATTGAGACATACCGTGTGCTGGAAGCGGATATGAGCCAGCCGGACCGCACTGCCCGTATGCTGGAGCTGGATAATGCATTCCACCGCAAATCCTTTGAGTTGTGCGGCATGGAAGCTCACTACGACCACATGCTGGCCAGCCTGCAGCATGTGGAGCGCATCCGCAAGTTCAGCCTGCAGACCGAGGAAAACAAGTCGGTCTGCTCCTCGCACACGGCAATTCTGGAAGCACTGCTGCACGGCAGCACGGACGACGTGAGCGAAGCGCTGGAAAGCCACCTGAGCCGGTATAAGCAGTCGGTGGCGCAGGCCCGCAGCGTCCACCCGGAATATTTTATTGATGAATGAACTTGAGGGAGAAACCACTGGAAGAGGGCAGGTTCCTCTTTTTTGCATAAAATATAAAAAAATTGAATTACTTGAATCACGTTATTGACCAAAACAGCGTTTTGCGGTAAAATCGAGGTGCAACAGGCATGGTATCATGCCGGTTCCCGACGCAGTGTGCCGTGGGGCGCGGCTGTGCGATCCCTTTACAGAATAAGGAGGTCTTAAGCAATGAAGGCCAAACGATTGATAGCTCTTGCACTGGCAGCAGTGTTCATGCTCAGCGCGGCAGCAACGCCGGTGTTTGCCGCAGCAGCTCTGCCGCAGGAAAATGCAGCGCTGGAGCAGCAGAATGATATGGTTTCCATCCGGCTCAAAGCCACGGGCGACCTTGTTTATGGCTCCAACTACAAGCTGGAGGTGCAGACCAACCCTGCCGATACCCAGTATATCGGTGTTGTGGTGGGCGTTGGCGGCGAAGCGAATGGCTATGTGACGCTGGTGCTGTCGGATAAGATCCGCACGCTGCTCAAGATGATCCCGCTGCCCAAGAAGATGTCCAAGACACCGGATCAGGCAGAGGAGTTCAATGTGTACAGCTACCTCAAGCAGCTGATCGACGGCAACGATGTCAGCGTGCTGCTGCGGGTGGCCGATGAGGCCGTCTCGGTGATGGATGTACTGCACTTCTATGTGCCTACCATCGATCAGGTGTCCAACGGCCTGCGCCTTGCGCTGAACCTGATCCGCAAGTATCTGCCGGAGGGCGCGTTCAGCCGCATTTATCTGGACGAGCAGCCGGTGGATGCCGGCAACTATGTGGCCGGTGCACTGGCGCTGGAAAGCAGCGATATGAACACCGCAGGCTTTGCCATGTTCAAGATCAAGCCCAAGACAAACGGCGTGCGCATGTACTGGGCACAGCAGGCCGAAAAGCCCATGACCGCCGAAGAGCTGCAAAGCTTCAATGAAGCGGCTGTGCTGGAAGTGGATGGTCAGGTGGTGCCCACCGATAAGATCCGCTACAGCTACAAGAAGTCCGGCTGGGGCTGTGATGCCACCAGCGAGCTGCCCACAGAGCCGGGCACCTATGTGCAGACGGCAGAGATCGGCGGCAATTACTCCTGCAGCAAGATCAGCCGCAACATCACCGTAAAGTGATGTCGTAAAGCAAAAACAAGACCCCGCACCTTCTGGTGCGGGGTCTTGCTGTATCTTATGAGAAAAACGGGATCACATGCGGAAATGGAAGCCCCAGCCGCCGCAGCAGCAGTTGCAAAGCAGGTTCAGCAGGATCATGCTCCAGCACCACTGCATCAGGCCGCCGGGGCTGGTGTAGGTGGCCTGTGTGGTGCGGTAGGTCTGGCCGGGGTTCTGCATCCGGCGCAGGTGCATCTGGTACTCGGTGTTGCCCGGGTCCAGCTGCACGGCACGGCGGGCATCCTGCAGCGCATCGATGCGGTTGCCCAAGCCCTGATTTGCGAGGGAGGAAAGATAATACCACCGGGCATTGCGGCCGGTCATGCCGTCCAGCACGCGGCGGGCCTCCGCATAGCGGCCATTGGCCACAAAGTTGCGGGCGGCCTGCATCTCCGGGCTGTCGGAGCCGGAATAGCTTGCGCCCTGCTGGCCGTAACCCTGCTGGTAGCCGCCAAAGCCAAACCCGAAACCGAACGGGTCAAAGCCATCGAATCCGTCAAAACCGCCGTAACCGTTCTGATAACCCTGCTGCTGGTAGCTCTGCTGGCCGTAACCCTGTTGTTGGTTGCTGCCGTAGGGATTTCCGCCCATCTGGGGGCCGGTCTCGCCCTTGGTAATGGCATCGTAAGCCGCCTGCACTTCCTTGAAGTGCTCCTCGGCGGTAGGATCGTTGGGGTTCAGGTCCGGGTGCCAGCGCTTGCACTTGGCGCGGTATGCTTTTTTGATCTCGTCATCGCTTGCGCCGCGCGAAACGCCCAGCACCTCATAGGGGTCTCTCATGGATATACTTCCTCACGTCTCATTTCGCGCAGCCACAGTGCCGCGCAATGTTTATAGTCTACCGTATTGCCGTGGAAAAATCAAGACAAAGCCGCCATTCAGCCACGGCTGCGGGCCTGCTTGGCTGTTTTGCAGTTATATTTGAGCCATACGCCGGAGTAAAGGATGTTGCGCAGCAGGTCTGCGTCCTCCACGCAGGGCAGGCGTTCAAAGCTCTGGGCACACTGCGCCAGCAGCAGCTCAAAGATCTCTTTCATCTCTTCCTCATAGCCGGGCTGCTGACTGAGTGCTTTCAGCGGATTGTAGGCCCCCTTGCGCTGGTCATGCTCCAGATCGTCATAGGCATCCAGCAGGTAGATGAACTTGCCCAGATGGAAGCCGATGCTGCGCAGCTCCGGCGACCAGTGATCCTGCCGGTAGTCGAACAGCTCTGCCATCAGCTCGCCAAAGCAGCCGGACACGGCATCCAGATCTTCGCTCCCGGCAGCTTCATATTCTGCCAGCCTGTCCAGACAGGTGCGGATGGCGCTGCACTGACGGGGCCAGCGGCTCTCGGCAGCCTGCTTACAGTCGGTAAGCAGCTTTTCATATCCAAGGCCCAGCAGGCTGCGGTCGTCCTTCCACTTATCCTCGGCGTTGTAGTAGTGCAAGGCTACGCTCAGATCTGCACAGTAATCGGTGGGGGAGGCCGCCCGCCATTCCACACCGCCCAAGGGGTGGATGGGGCACCGGTCGTGGCCGGAAGAAGCTTCGGTCTCGCCCTCGTACAGGCTGCACAGCAGCAGGTTCAGGAAGGTGAGGTCATAGCTCAGCGTAAAGCGGCCCCGCAGGCCGTGCAGTGCGTCGATGCGGCGGCACAGCCCGCAGTAGGCGGTGCGGTAGCGCTTTTGTGCTTCGTCCGAAAGCGCAGCCTGATTGGGCACAACATAACCAAACATGGCCGCTCAGCTCTTTTTGATGAACTGGGTGCCGCAGCGCGGGCAGGAGATCTGGATGCGGCCGCGGCCACGGGGCACACGCAGCTTCTGACGGCACTTGGGGCAGCGGTAGTAGTGGTAGAGCTTGCGGTTGGCCCACTGATCCTTCAGACCGCGGAACTTACGGTCTACGCGGTCCTTCAGGGCATAGTACTGGTAGTTCTCCTCCGTGCGCTTGGAAATGTTGCGGCTGAGCGAGCGGTAGTAGCACAGCACCAGCAGCACCAGACCCAGCCATGTGAACAGGCTGAAGCGGGTGAGCAGCGAGATCA
Above is a genomic segment from Faecalibacterium taiwanense containing:
- the eda gene encoding bifunctional 4-hydroxy-2-oxoglutarate aldolase/2-dehydro-3-deoxy-phosphogluconate aldolase, with translation MNPIVEKVYQIGIIPVIAFNSVDEALPLCKALADGGLPAAEVTFRTACAEECIRKIHEEMPEMLLGAGTVLTTEQADRAMAAGASFIVAPGFDPEVCKHVIDKGGIMMPGTCSAGEMQQAMNMGCEALKFFPAEANGGVGMLKNIGAALKSARWMCTGGVNAKNVNDYLGYDQIFAVGGTWMCKSDVIKAGDWAKITAQSKEAVDTMLGLKLMHVGINTENEEEAMKLANLIGSLLNMKVAPGNSSIFVGNKEFEIMKKPGRGTNGHIAIGCNNVDRAIYHLSQRGAKFDLDSKVVKNGKTIACYFADEIGGFAFHLVQA
- a CDS encoding phosphatase PAP2 family protein, which translates into the protein MNPKQLWSRRRPHLWFQLYWVVYLIWFFWLDLTIKDPKYIIHAPLDDRIPFNEWFIFPYCSWFVLLAGVTALLWWCDTQSYDKLCLTMFSGMTFCLILYMLLPNGLDIRPTVDAVGRSNIAMSIMQLIWRADASVNVCPSIHCQSSACMALAFSHSKLAKERPALKILAWVWAALICASTVFTKQHSIIDVVCGLAVAFVWVPVVYRSAKK
- a CDS encoding J domain-containing protein: MRDPYEVLGVSRGASDDEIKKAYRAKCKRWHPDLNPNDPTAEEHFKEVQAAYDAITKGETGPQMGGNPYGSNQQQGYGQQSYQQQGYQNGYGGFDGFDGFDPFGFGFGFGGYQQGYGQQGASYSGSDSPEMQAARNFVANGRYAEARRVLDGMTGRNARWYYLSSLANQGLGNRIDALQDARRAVQLDPGNTEYQMHLRRMQNPGQTYRTTQATYTSPGGLMQWCWSMILLNLLCNCCCGGWGFHFRM
- a CDS encoding GntR family transcriptional regulator, producing MSLLSARETAYQTIRSRIITMELKPGDPLNDRELAEELGISRTPMREALLMLNLARMVDIKPQSGTHVAPINLKLMEMEQFARYTLEKEILNRLRGRVTPRQEEEYRSNIETYRVLEADMSQPDRTARMLELDNAFHRKSFELCGMEAHYDHMLASLQHVERIRKFSLQTEENKSVCSSHTAILEALLHGSTDDVSEALESHLSRYKQSVAQARSVHPEYFIDE
- a CDS encoding DUF5685 family protein — its product is MFGYVVPNQAALSDEAQKRYRTAYCGLCRRIDALHGLRGRFTLSYDLTFLNLLLCSLYEGETEASSGHDRCPIHPLGGVEWRAASPTDYCADLSVALHYYNAEDKWKDDRSLLGLGYEKLLTDCKQAAESRWPRQCSAIRTCLDRLAEYEAAGSEDLDAVSGCFGELMAELFDYRQDHWSPELRSIGFHLGKFIYLLDAYDDLEHDQRKGAYNPLKALSQQPGYEEEMKEIFELLLAQCAQSFERLPCVEDADLLRNILYSGVWLKYNCKTAKQARSRG
- a CDS encoding HAD-IIB family hydrolase, yielding MLQSFPLVRLAALDLDGTLLNRNNEVTLATRQAIARAVEHGVVVVPATGRPLASLPPVVAKLPGIRYAITSNGAAVWDLGDDPMGAVHSRYANAAQRHTSEPACLLHRLMPTEVAREAFDLFQQYDGELSVFSDGLAIKTPEGIAKLTSRTAHFLSSEARQNLTDGRFTVIPGIESWMSRHAHEIEKLCMFFDSTEKTAAALPKFQAIPGVAVVQGSPDNIEVTAAGVDKGSALLALADLLGIPHENTLAVGDSENDRAMLEKAGIAAVMANGMPQIKAIGSIVSEADCDHDGVAELFGRLGI